The Fructilactobacillus ixorae genome has a window encoding:
- a CDS encoding AlbA family DNA-binding domain-containing protein, translated as MNSDELLKLIEVPEDDYHDFKEEWYSKNHKAEMIKDIFSFVNTVHHHDCYLIFGVEDKTCNVVGVENDNNRYNTQQITDFLNNLPIEPEAPSIKVETLNIQGHEIDVLKIKDTDKVPIFLKELKRYGSKSIVHPGQIFMREADTNTPTNRTASYSKVLNLWEKHLGFDLKFPEKFEKKLLDYANWEYYEVDDEEIIRYLIDSNYKIVFISDELANIKVASYSLDQLDTSLVWDVAHLKYNNETFKEIPIVNLDGCRFKVVCPYVGSIGLPDLVTQHDMFYNYYLLDSFRFKLEKLINNLVSFISPDESELSQYANSIVVYENKEEQKEVESFLNNHLDEVYEKIVPSDDDISRYKSRLSLNLDKNSIELKDDSIKEMVRRINLAKYIKNILNCNEEISHIWR; from the coding sequence ATGAATAGTGATGAATTATTAAAATTAATTGAAGTTCCTGAAGATGATTATCATGATTTTAAGGAAGAGTGGTATTCTAAAAATCACAAAGCTGAAATGATTAAAGATATCTTTAGTTTTGTTAATACTGTTCATCATCATGACTGTTATTTGATTTTTGGTGTTGAGGATAAAACATGCAATGTTGTTGGTGTTGAAAATGATAATAATAGATATAATACTCAACAAATAACAGATTTCTTAAATAATTTACCAATAGAACCTGAAGCTCCATCTATTAAAGTTGAAACTTTAAATATTCAGGGTCATGAAATTGATGTTTTAAAAATAAAAGATACTGATAAGGTTCCCATTTTTTTAAAAGAATTAAAAAGATATGGTAGCAAATCAATTGTTCATCCTGGACAGATTTTTATGAGGGAAGCAGATACAAATACACCTACTAATAGAACCGCAAGCTATTCTAAAGTTTTAAATTTATGGGAAAAACATTTAGGATTTGATCTTAAATTTCCTGAAAAATTTGAGAAGAAACTATTAGATTATGCAAATTGGGAATATTATGAAGTTGACGATGAAGAAATTATAAGATATTTAATTGATTCAAATTATAAGATAGTTTTTATAAGTGATGAATTAGCTAATATTAAAGTAGCTTCTTATTCTTTAGATCAATTAGATACTAGTTTAGTATGGGATGTTGCTCATTTGAAATATAATAATGAGACATTTAAGGAAATTCCAATTGTTAATTTAGATGGATGTAGATTTAAAGTTGTTTGTCCATATGTTGGTTCAATTGGATTACCAGATTTAGTTACTCAACATGATATGTTTTATAATTATTATTTGTTGGATTCTTTCAGATTTAAACTAGAGAAATTAATAAATAATTTGGTTAGTTTTATATCCCCTGATGAAAGTGAATTATCACAGTATGCAAATTCAATTGTTGTTTATGAAAATAAAGAAGAACAAAAAGAAGTAGAATCTTTTTTAAATAATCATTTAGATGAAGTTTATGAAAAAATTGTTCCTAGTGATGATGATATTTCTAGATATAAGAGTAGATTAAGCCTTAATTTAGATAAAAATTCTATTGAATTAAAAGATGATTCAATAAAAGAAATGGTTAGAAGAATTAATCTGGCTAAATATATAAAGAATATTTTAAATTGTAATGAAGAAATTTCACATATTTGGCGATAA
- the rlmD gene encoding 23S rRNA (uracil(1939)-C(5))-methyltransferase RlmD: MSKKKQAPVTKNETRDVAVTDLTYEGMGVAKVDGGYPLFIEDALPGEQVTVKVIKVKRNFAFAKLLEIKQASPDRVITVDRRLTQAGIAPLQHLSYAKQLEFKQHQIAELFQKAHLNQVQVAPTIGMEHPVQYRNKAQIPVRERHGQLETGFYRRHSHDLIPIEDFYIQDPTIDDAIVKVRDVLRDFQLPAYNETTHQGVVRNIMVRYGKYSHELMVVLVINDRHLPRATEITAAIQEKLLHLDSLIVNVNLSTGNRLLGDKNTVLAGKDYIMDQLLDTKFLISPLSFYQVNPVQTEKLYSLAIEKAQLTKDDIVIDAYCGIGTISLAMAPQVKHVYGVDVVKEAIQDARTNAKLNHIENVTFVTGKAEDQMQKWEADGIKPDVIVVDPPRKGLDASFIESAVKMQPERLVYVSCNPATLVRDAQLLLDGGYAIDQPVQPVDQFPQTPHVESVTVFTRK; encoded by the coding sequence ATGAGCAAAAAGAAGCAAGCACCAGTAACGAAAAACGAAACACGCGACGTGGCGGTGACCGACCTGACCTACGAAGGAATGGGTGTGGCCAAAGTGGACGGCGGCTACCCGCTCTTTATCGAAGACGCCCTTCCGGGGGAACAAGTCACGGTCAAGGTGATCAAGGTCAAACGCAACTTTGCCTTTGCCAAGTTACTCGAGATTAAGCAGGCCAGTCCGGACCGGGTAATCACGGTGGATCGCCGGTTGACGCAGGCCGGAATTGCGCCCTTACAACACTTGAGTTATGCGAAGCAATTGGAGTTTAAACAACACCAGATTGCCGAGTTGTTCCAAAAGGCCCATTTGAACCAGGTCCAGGTGGCCCCGACGATTGGGATGGAGCATCCAGTGCAGTACCGCAACAAGGCCCAGATTCCGGTGCGAGAACGACACGGACAGTTGGAAACCGGGTTTTACCGGCGCCACAGTCACGATTTGATCCCAATCGAAGACTTCTACATTCAGGATCCAACAATTGATGATGCCATTGTAAAGGTCCGCGATGTCTTACGGGACTTTCAACTGCCGGCTTACAACGAAACGACCCACCAGGGCGTGGTGCGTAACATCATGGTCCGGTACGGGAAGTATAGCCACGAGCTGATGGTGGTGTTGGTAATCAACGACCGGCATCTTCCGCGGGCCACCGAAATTACGGCCGCGATTCAGGAAAAATTACTGCACTTGGACAGTTTGATTGTGAATGTCAACCTGAGCACTGGGAACCGATTACTAGGAGACAAGAACACGGTGCTGGCGGGAAAAGACTACATCATGGACCAGCTGTTAGACACGAAGTTCTTGATTTCACCGTTATCGTTTTACCAGGTTAACCCGGTGCAAACGGAAAAACTGTATTCGTTAGCGATTGAGAAGGCGCAGTTGACCAAGGATGATATCGTAATCGATGCCTACTGTGGGATTGGGACGATTTCACTTGCAATGGCGCCACAAGTGAAGCACGTTTACGGCGTTGACGTGGTCAAGGAAGCCATCCAGGATGCCCGGACGAACGCCAAGCTGAATCACATTGAAAACGTAACCTTTGTGACCGGGAAGGCCGAGGACCAGATGCAAAAGTGGGAAGCGGACGGGATTAAACCGGACGTAATAGTGGTGGATCCGCCCCGGAAAGGGTTGGACGCCAGCTTCATCGAGAGTGCCGTGAAGATGCAACCAGAACGGCTGGTGTACGTTTCGTGTAATCCAGCCACGTTGGTGCGTGATGCGCAGTTGTTGCTTGACGGGGGTTACGCGATTGATCAACCGGTCCAACCGGTGGACCAGTTCCCACAGACGCCACATGTGGAGAGTGTGACGGTGTTTACGCGGAAGTAG
- a CDS encoding diacylglycerol kinase gives MRRRARVIYNPTSGRETLKAKLVDILDVLERGGYETSAYATTPQQNSARDEAARVAHEGFDLVVAAGGDGTINEVINGIAPLEHRPNLGIIPAGTTNDFARALGIPRADFVEAARVITQGRLIPMDVGKASNDELTKYFINIAAGGRLTELTYDVPSDLKTVFGYIAYLVKAMEMLPQARPIEMKATFDGGEYEGKASMFFLAMTNSVGGLEQVVPNASLNDGNFTMIIVKTGNMMEILQLLTKVLNGGRHVNDARIIYKKTKHFTVAQQNTNLQMPINLDGEFGGTAPMHFENLKEHLSIFSNLPPEPQRLLE, from the coding sequence ATGCGACGACGTGCGCGCGTAATTTATAATCCAACTTCGGGCCGCGAAACGCTCAAAGCCAAGTTGGTTGATATCTTAGACGTTTTAGAACGGGGCGGGTACGAAACCAGTGCCTACGCCACCACGCCCCAGCAAAATTCGGCTCGGGATGAAGCGGCTCGGGTCGCTCACGAAGGCTTTGACTTGGTCGTGGCCGCCGGGGGCGATGGGACCATTAATGAAGTGATCAACGGGATTGCTCCGTTGGAACACCGGCCGAACCTGGGCATTATTCCGGCCGGGACCACCAACGACTTCGCGCGGGCGCTCGGCATTCCGCGCGCGGACTTTGTGGAAGCGGCGCGGGTAATTACCCAGGGACGCTTAATTCCAATGGACGTGGGGAAAGCCAGTAACGATGAGCTTACCAAGTACTTCATCAACATTGCAGCGGGCGGGCGTCTGACCGAGCTAACCTACGACGTTCCCTCGGATCTAAAAACCGTCTTTGGCTACATTGCCTACCTCGTGAAGGCGATGGAGATGCTGCCCCAGGCGCGGCCAATTGAGATGAAGGCGACCTTTGACGGGGGCGAATACGAGGGGAAAGCCTCGATGTTCTTCCTCGCGATGACCAACTCGGTTGGCGGGTTGGAACAGGTGGTTCCGAACGCCTCGTTAAACGACGGGAACTTCACGATGATCATCGTGAAAACCGGCAATATGATGGAAATTCTCCAGCTACTGACGAAGGTCTTAAACGGGGGGCGGCACGTAAACGATGCGCGGATTATCTACAAGAAAACCAAGCACTTTACGGTCGCCCAGCAAAACACGAACCTGCAGATGCCGATTAATCTGGACGGCGAGTTTGGCGGAACGGCACCGATGCACTTTGAAAATCTCAAGGAACATCTGTCGATTTTTTCCAATCTGCCTCCAGAACCGCAACGATTACTAGAATAA